The Streptococcaceae bacterium ESL0729 genome has a segment encoding these proteins:
- the purF gene encoding amidophosphoribosyltransferase yields MSYEVKSLNEECGVFGVWGHDDASRITYFGLHSLQHRGQEGAGIVSNDQGKLLGYRNLGLLSEVFSDDNTIDQLSGQSAIGHVRYATAGNGSVDNIQPFLFNFYDGQVALAHNGNLTNAKSLRRKLEEVGAIFHSNSDTEILMHLIRLSQAESFLGKLKESLNTVKGGFAYVLLTDDALYAALDPNGFRPLSIGQMKSGAYVVASETCALDSVGADFVRHVNPGEVIIINDQGITIDSFTDEVNPSICSMEYIYFARPDSNIAGVNVHTARKNMGRALAREAYVDADMVIGVPNSSLSAASGYAEESGISYELGLVKNQYVARTFIQPTQELREQGVRMKLSAVRGVVEGKRVIMVDDSIVRGTTSGRIVKLLKEAGAKEVHVRIASPPLKYPCFYGIDIQSRHELIAANHSIEEIREYIGADSLSFLSVDGVVESVGLDYDAPYGGLCMAYFNGDFPTPLYDYEEEYEKSLEETTKFF; encoded by the coding sequence ATGTCTTATGAAGTAAAAAGTTTAAATGAAGAATGTGGAGTCTTCGGAGTATGGGGGCATGATGACGCAAGTCGCATCACCTACTTTGGCCTTCATAGCCTTCAACACAGGGGACAAGAAGGAGCAGGAATTGTCTCAAATGACCAAGGAAAATTACTTGGTTATAGAAATCTTGGCCTCCTGTCAGAAGTTTTTTCTGATGATAATACAATTGACCAACTAAGCGGTCAAAGTGCCATTGGTCATGTTCGCTATGCGACAGCTGGTAATGGGAGTGTCGACAACATCCAACCCTTCCTCTTTAATTTTTATGATGGACAAGTAGCTCTTGCCCACAACGGAAACCTGACAAATGCCAAAAGTCTTCGCCGTAAACTTGAAGAGGTAGGAGCAATCTTTCACTCAAATTCTGATACAGAGATTTTAATGCATCTAATCAGACTGTCTCAAGCAGAAAGCTTCCTGGGTAAACTTAAGGAGTCATTAAATACAGTTAAGGGAGGCTTTGCCTATGTTCTTCTGACTGATGACGCCCTTTATGCAGCCCTAGATCCAAATGGTTTTAGACCCCTATCAATTGGTCAAATGAAGAGTGGTGCCTATGTGGTAGCCTCTGAAACTTGTGCCCTTGATTCAGTTGGTGCTGACTTTGTAAGGCATGTCAATCCAGGTGAGGTTATCATCATTAATGACCAAGGAATCACCATCGACAGCTTCACAGATGAGGTAAATCCATCAATCTGCTCGATGGAGTATATCTACTTTGCACGGCCTGACTCAAATATTGCAGGTGTCAATGTCCACACTGCCCGTAAAAATATGGGACGGGCCTTGGCTCGTGAGGCTTATGTCGATGCAGACATGGTTATCGGTGTTCCAAACTCTTCTCTTTCTGCGGCTAGTGGATATGCTGAGGAATCTGGTATTTCCTACGAGCTTGGTCTGGTTAAAAATCAATATGTAGCCAGAACCTTTATTCAACCGACTCAGGAATTACGCGAGCAGGGTGTTCGTATGAAACTTTCTGCTGTGCGTGGAGTTGTTGAAGGTAAGAGGGTCATCATGGTTGATGACTCAATTGTCCGCGGGACTACATCAGGTAGGATTGTAAAACTTCTTAAAGAAGCTGGAGCCAAAGAGGTTCACGTGAGGATTGCTTCTCCCCCTCTTAAATACCCATGCTTCTACGGAATCGACATTCAGTCTCGTCATGAATTAATTGCAGCCAATCACAGCATTGAAGAAATTCGTGAGTATATTGGGGCAGATTCACTTAGCTTTTTAAGTGTTGACGGTGTAGTCGAATCAGTAGGACTTGACTATGATGCTCCTTACGGGGGATTATGTATGGCTTACTTTAATGGTGATTTCCCAACTCCCTTGTATGATTACGAGGAAGAATATGAAAAGTCACTTGAAGAAACAACGAAATTTTTCTAG
- the purL gene encoding phosphoribosylformylglycinamidine synthase subunit PurL has protein sequence MVKMIEPTAEEIRDKKIYAEWGLTDEEYRMISEDILKRLPNYTETGLFSVMWSEHCSYKNSKPVLRKFPTSGPQVLQGPGEGAGIVDIGDGQAVVFKAESHNHPSAVEPYEGAATGVGGIIRDIFSMGARPLAILDSLRFGELNNPRTKYLLEEVVAGISGYGNCIGIPTVGGEVAFDECYEGNPLVNAMCVGLIDHKDIQKGQAKGVGNSIMYVGAKTGRDGIHGATFASEEFVEGEEQQRSAVQVGDPFMEKLLLEACLELILNHSDILVGIQDMGAAGLVSSSSEMASKAGSGLKLYLDDVPQRETNMTPYEMMLSESQERMLICVKKGHEAEVVELFKLYDLDAVTIGHVTDDGQYRLFHQGVEVANLPVDALAEDAPEYMKDKVEPARIKEFAGLENFLPKVEDATATLIELLQQPTIASKKSIYETYDSQVLTNTVVRPGSDAAVIRVRGTRKALAMTTDCNARYLYLNPEVGGQMAVAEAARNIVASGGQPLAITDCLNYGSPDKPEGFWELWTSADGISEACRVLNTPVISGNVSMYNETNGRAIYPTPVIGMVGLIEDVDHITTQDFKEAGDLIYLLGQTQADFNGSEIQKMQLGRIEGKLMDFDLAHEKAMQDLVLSAIKEGLLASAHDLSEGGLAVGLVESAFKNGLGLDVEVNMPARDLFSESQSRFVLSIKEENKARFEALVGDKASYLGRVTDSGQINIKACDDTVALASKTAKNLWEEAIPCLMK, from the coding sequence ATGGTAAAAATGATCGAACCAACAGCAGAAGAAATCAGAGACAAGAAAATTTATGCTGAATGGGGTCTGACTGATGAAGAATATCGCATGATTTCTGAGGATATCCTAAAACGTCTGCCAAATTACACAGAAACAGGTCTATTCTCTGTTATGTGGAGTGAGCACTGCTCTTATAAAAATTCTAAGCCAGTCCTAAGAAAATTCCCAACCTCAGGCCCTCAAGTACTTCAAGGTCCTGGTGAGGGAGCTGGGATTGTTGATATTGGTGATGGACAAGCTGTCGTTTTCAAGGCTGAAAGCCACAACCACCCATCAGCTGTTGAACCTTATGAGGGAGCAGCAACAGGTGTTGGTGGAATTATCCGCGACATCTTCTCAATGGGTGCTCGTCCTTTAGCCATCCTTGATTCCCTAAGATTTGGCGAACTTAACAATCCACGCACCAAGTATCTACTTGAAGAAGTAGTTGCAGGGATTTCAGGCTACGGAAACTGTATCGGAATTCCAACAGTTGGTGGGGAAGTAGCCTTTGATGAATGTTATGAAGGAAATCCTCTAGTTAATGCCATGTGTGTGGGCTTAATCGACCACAAGGACATCCAAAAAGGTCAAGCCAAGGGTGTTGGAAATTCAATCATGTATGTTGGAGCAAAAACGGGACGTGATGGCATTCACGGGGCAACATTTGCCTCTGAAGAATTTGTAGAAGGTGAAGAACAACAAAGGTCTGCTGTTCAAGTAGGTGACCCTTTTATGGAAAAACTTCTTCTTGAAGCCTGTCTTGAACTTATTTTAAATCATTCAGACATCCTAGTTGGTATCCAGGATATGGGAGCAGCTGGTCTTGTCTCATCAAGTTCTGAGATGGCCTCAAAAGCTGGAAGCGGTCTAAAACTTTACCTGGATGATGTTCCCCAACGTGAAACAAACATGACTCCTTACGAGATGATGCTTTCAGAATCACAAGAAAGAATGCTTATCTGTGTTAAAAAAGGCCATGAAGCAGAAGTCGTTGAGCTCTTTAAATTATATGATTTAGATGCTGTAACCATTGGTCATGTAACAGACGACGGTCAATATCGCCTCTTCCACCAAGGAGTTGAAGTGGCAAACCTTCCAGTTGATGCCCTTGCAGAAGATGCACCAGAATACATGAAAGACAAGGTTGAGCCAGCCCGTATTAAGGAATTTGCTGGGCTTGAAAACTTCCTTCCTAAAGTTGAGGATGCTACAGCAACCCTAATTGAACTCCTCCAACAACCAACCATCGCCTCTAAAAAATCAATTTATGAGACATATGACTCACAAGTTTTAACCAACACAGTTGTTAGACCTGGAAGTGATGCCGCAGTCATTCGTGTCCGTGGTACCCGTAAGGCTCTTGCTATGACAACCGATTGTAATGCCCGTTACCTCTATCTCAATCCAGAGGTTGGCGGACAGATGGCAGTGGCCGAAGCAGCAAGGAATATCGTAGCCTCAGGCGGACAACCCCTTGCCATTACAGATTGTTTGAACTACGGATCTCCTGATAAGCCAGAGGGGTTCTGGGAGCTTTGGACATCTGCAGATGGAATCTCTGAAGCATGTAGGGTTCTTAACACACCAGTAATCTCAGGGAATGTTTCCATGTATAACGAAACAAATGGCCGTGCCATTTACCCAACTCCTGTAATCGGAATGGTTGGACTAATTGAAGATGTGGACCATATCACAACTCAAGACTTTAAAGAAGCAGGTGACTTAATCTACCTACTTGGTCAAACTCAAGCTGACTTCAATGGATCTGAAATCCAAAAAATGCAGTTGGGCCGCATTGAAGGTAAATTAATGGACTTTGACCTGGCTCATGAAAAAGCCATGCAAGATTTAGTTCTTTCAGCCATCAAAGAGGGGCTTCTTGCCAGTGCCCATGACCTATCAGAAGGTGGACTTGCTGTTGGTCTGGTTGAATCAGCCTTTAAAAATGGTCTTGGTTTAGATGTTGAAGTTAATATGCCAGCAAGGGATCTCTTCTCTGAAAGCCAGTCCCGCTTTGTTCTTTCAATCAAAGAAGAAAACAAGGCTAGGTTTGAAGCTCTAGTAGGAGATAAGGCAAGCTACCTTGGTCGTGTAACAGATAGTGGACAAATTAACATCAAGGCCTGTGATGACACAGTAGCACTAGCAAGTAAGACTGCTAAAAACCTATGGGAGGAAGCAATTCCATGTCTTATGAAGTAA
- a CDS encoding FAD-dependent oxidoreductase, producing MKKIAIIGGGIIGMTAAAYLDPEKFQVTVFDEGLGQATKASAGIISPWLSKRRNKKWYQLAKDGAHFYEKLVTDFGLDSSIYQKSGTLIIRPEKSLKKLEEFAREKREQAPEIGQISLLSPEETKKEVPLLKEQASLKISGGGRLDGLNYLNRMQEIIKQNGAQIIKERASLLTNEENDDDEKIMVTSQTKREGFDYVILSPGPHLKDLLAPLGYQVDIRPQKGQLLVYQTGFKDNHEWPVVVLDGEADLIPFPHGKIILGATHENDGGWDLAPTEEAYLHLTTYAKQFLDQNLAQELFDAPHEFRVGTRAYTGDFAPFFSPLTDNPNIIAASGLGSSGLTTGPYMGYKIADYCNSGQWDEANNSYQKDITTYIKRDID from the coding sequence ATGAAAAAAATAGCTATAATTGGTGGTGGAATTATCGGAATGACTGCTGCTGCCTACTTGGACCCTGAAAAATTCCAAGTAACTGTCTTTGATGAAGGATTGGGACAAGCGACCAAGGCAAGTGCTGGAATCATCTCCCCTTGGTTGTCTAAAAGACGGAACAAAAAGTGGTATCAACTGGCCAAGGACGGGGCACATTTTTATGAAAAATTAGTCACTGACTTCGGCCTTGACTCATCCATCTATCAAAAGTCAGGAACCCTGATTATCCGTCCTGAGAAAAGTCTTAAAAAGCTTGAAGAATTTGCCCGCGAAAAAAGGGAGCAGGCTCCAGAGATTGGTCAAATTAGCCTTCTTAGTCCTGAGGAAACTAAAAAAGAAGTCCCTCTTTTAAAGGAGCAGGCTTCCCTTAAGATTTCCGGTGGTGGCCGTTTGGATGGGCTTAATTATTTGAATAGGATGCAAGAGATAATCAAGCAAAATGGAGCCCAAATAATCAAGGAAAGAGCCAGCCTTCTTACAAATGAAGAAAATGACGATGATGAAAAAATCATGGTTACAAGTCAGACTAAAAGGGAGGGCTTTGATTATGTTATCCTAAGCCCTGGGCCCCACCTTAAAGATTTATTAGCTCCTCTAGGTTATCAGGTGGATATCAGACCCCAAAAGGGGCAACTTCTTGTCTACCAGACAGGCTTTAAAGATAATCATGAATGGCCGGTGGTTGTTCTTGACGGAGAGGCTGATTTAATCCCCTTCCCCCACGGAAAGATAATTCTAGGTGCCACCCATGAAAATGATGGCGGCTGGGATCTTGCACCAACCGAAGAAGCCTACCTTCATTTAACCACCTATGCCAAACAATTTCTTGATCAAAATCTGGCCCAGGAATTATTTGATGCCCCCCATGAATTTAGGGTGGGAACTCGGGCTTACACTGGTGATTTTGCCCCCTTCTTTTCTCCCCTAACCGATAATCCTAATATCATTGCAGCAAGTGGCCTTGGATCATCAGGTCTTACAACAGGACCATACATGGGCTATAAAATAGCTGATTACTGTAATAGTGGCCAGTGGGATGAAGCAAACAATTCCTACCAGAAGGACATAACTACATATATAAAAAGAGATATTGATTAA
- a CDS encoding phosphoribosylaminoimidazolesuccinocarboxamide synthase: MKKGELLYQGKAKELYSTDQDNTLWVEYLDQATALNGVKKDQIIGKGQMNNQITSLIFDVLTDRGIESHFIEKISKTEQLIKEVQIIPLEVVVRNFAAGSFSRRLNVEEGTELAFPIVEFYYKDDALDDPFINDEHVKILDIANAGEIAEIKELALRVNEELKKLFAGINIKLIDFKIEVGRDINGEILLADEISPDTCRLWDMDTNDHLDKDIYRRDLGDLIPVYQEVLDRLEQLK; the protein is encoded by the coding sequence ATGAAAAAAGGTGAATTACTCTATCAAGGAAAAGCTAAAGAACTTTATTCTACAGACCAAGATAATACCTTGTGGGTAGAATATCTGGATCAGGCAACTGCCCTTAACGGTGTAAAAAAAGACCAGATTATTGGTAAGGGACAGATGAATAATCAAATAACAAGTCTAATATTTGATGTTCTTACTGATAGAGGTATCGAAAGTCATTTTATTGAAAAAATTTCAAAAACCGAACAATTAATCAAAGAAGTTCAAATCATTCCTTTAGAGGTTGTTGTCAGAAATTTTGCTGCTGGAAGTTTTTCACGAAGATTAAATGTTGAAGAGGGCACTGAATTAGCCTTTCCAATTGTTGAATTTTACTATAAGGATGACGCCCTTGATGATCCATTCATCAACGATGAGCACGTTAAAATTTTAGATATTGCAAATGCTGGTGAGATTGCTGAAATCAAGGAACTTGCCTTAAGAGTCAATGAAGAGCTTAAAAAACTTTTTGCAGGCATCAATATTAAATTAATTGATTTTAAAATTGAAGTGGGACGCGACATTAACGGAGAAATCCTTCTAGCTGACGAAATTTCACCTGACACTTGTCGCCTATGGGACATGGATACAAATGACCACCTAGATAAGGATATCTACCGCCGTGACTTAGGTGATTTAATTCCAGTTTACCAAGAAGTACTTGATCGTTTAGAGCAGTTGAAGTAA
- a CDS encoding CHY zinc finger protein, whose protein sequence is MKQVIHGLSVEANGSCIHYSSHLDIVANKCSFCQKFFACYLCHDSLENHKFIGFPYMGHDLSTMCSLCGREYSYKEYSKLLACRNCKSPFNPKCSLHKDIYCSYEET, encoded by the coding sequence ATGAAACAAGTCATCCACGGCCTATCTGTAGAAGCAAATGGTAGCTGCATTCATTACAGTAGCCATTTAGATATCGTCGCCAATAAATGTAGCTTCTGTCAAAAATTTTTTGCCTGCTACCTCTGTCATGATTCCTTGGAAAATCATAAATTTATCGGTTTTCCCTATATGGGCCATGATCTATCTACCATGTGCTCCTTGTGCGGGCGTGAATATAGCTACAAGGAATACAGCAAACTTTTAGCTTGTAGGAACTGCAAATCGCCCTTTAATCCCAAATGTAGCCTCCATAAGGATATTTATTGTTCCTATGAGGAAACTTAA
- the purK gene encoding 5-(carboxyamino)imidazole ribonucleotide synthase, whose translation MTKMILPRAKIGIIGGGQLGQMMIFSAKEMGYQTIVLDPDETCPAGQVADEQIVASYDDFTGLKDLAKKSDLLTYEFENVSVEALEKLGQDINLPQGVNLLAKTQDRLAEKDFLESCQIKIAPYRRIETEADLRKALNDLGYPSVLKTSRGGYDGKGQLVLREKEDFEEAKSLLKLGTCVLEAWIPFEREISVIVAGNGYDYKTFPVAENIHVNNILHESLVPARISGQLEDNAKKMALIIANKLKLRGVLAIEMFVGRKGELYVNELAPRPHNSGHYTIEACDFSQFDAHIRGVLGLPLADIKLLSRAIMINVLGEKLSASYELMKEKDDWHFHYYGKKEAKVGRKMGHITILTDDLSTSMDEIDRTNIW comes from the coding sequence TTGACTAAGATGATACTACCAAGAGCAAAAATTGGGATTATAGGCGGCGGCCAATTGGGTCAAATGATGATTTTTTCGGCCAAGGAAATGGGCTATCAAACAATCGTCTTAGACCCTGATGAGACCTGTCCAGCTGGTCAGGTTGCTGATGAACAGATTGTGGCTTCTTATGACGACTTTACAGGCCTAAAGGACTTGGCCAAAAAATCAGACCTTCTGACCTATGAATTTGAAAATGTCTCAGTTGAGGCCTTGGAAAAATTAGGGCAGGACATCAACCTCCCCCAGGGAGTCAATCTTTTAGCCAAAACACAGGACAGGCTGGCTGAGAAGGATTTCTTAGAGAGCTGTCAGATTAAGATTGCCCCCTATAGGAGGATTGAAACGGAAGCTGACCTTAGAAAAGCTCTAAATGATTTGGGCTATCCTTCTGTCTTAAAGACTAGCCGCGGTGGTTATGACGGGAAGGGACAGCTTGTTTTAAGGGAAAAAGAAGATTTTGAAGAAGCCAAAAGCCTGCTTAAGCTTGGAACTTGCGTGCTTGAGGCTTGGATTCCCTTTGAAAGGGAAATCTCGGTCATCGTTGCAGGAAATGGCTATGACTATAAAACCTTTCCTGTAGCTGAAAACATCCATGTTAACAACATCCTTCATGAAAGCCTAGTTCCAGCAAGGATAAGTGGTCAGCTGGAAGATAATGCCAAGAAAATGGCCCTAATCATTGCAAATAAACTTAAACTAAGGGGCGTTTTGGCCATTGAGATGTTTGTCGGCCGTAAGGGTGAGCTTTATGTTAATGAACTTGCTCCAAGACCTCATAATTCTGGCCATTATACAATCGAAGCCTGCGATTTTAGTCAATTTGATGCCCACATAAGAGGGGTTCTAGGCCTTCCTCTAGCTGATATTAAGCTCTTATCAAGGGCAATCATGATTAATGTTTTGGGTGAGAAGTTATCAGCCTCCTATGAGCTTATGAAAGAAAAGGATGATTGGCATTTTCACTATTACGGTAAAAAAGAAGCGAAAGTCGGTAGAAAAATGGGGCACATTACTATTTTGACTGATGACCTTTCGACTAGCATGGATGAGATAGACAGAACTAATATCTGGTAA
- the purQ gene encoding phosphoribosylformylglycinamidine synthase subunit PurQ: protein MKFAVIVFPGSNCDMDLLWAVKDIMGAEAEYVRHDATSLEGFDGVLLPGGFSYGDYLRCGSIARFSSIMDEVIRFAEEGKPVFGTCNGFQVLTEAGLLPGVLLRNESLHFICKPTPLKVANNKSKFTSEYEENEIINIPVAHGEGNYYCDDETLEELKKNNQIIFTYEGENINGSRENIAGITNKAGNVLGMMPHPERAMEELLGSVDGKNFFKSILKNFGKVQ, encoded by the coding sequence ATGAAATTCGCTGTTATTGTTTTTCCAGGCTCAAACTGTGATATGGACCTTTTATGGGCTGTAAAGGACATCATGGGAGCTGAAGCTGAGTATGTTCGCCACGATGCAACAAGCCTTGAAGGTTTTGACGGAGTCTTACTACCCGGTGGTTTCTCTTACGGCGACTACCTACGTTGCGGGTCCATTGCTCGCTTTTCATCAATCATGGATGAGGTTATCCGCTTTGCCGAAGAAGGAAAACCCGTCTTTGGTACCTGTAATGGATTTCAAGTTCTTACAGAAGCAGGCCTTCTACCAGGAGTGCTTCTAAGAAACGAGTCCCTTCATTTCATCTGTAAACCAACCCCATTAAAGGTTGCAAATAACAAGAGTAAATTCACCAGCGAATATGAGGAAAATGAGATTATCAATATTCCCGTTGCTCACGGTGAAGGAAACTACTACTGTGATGATGAGACCCTTGAAGAACTTAAGAAAAATAATCAAATTATTTTTACTTATGAGGGTGAAAACATCAACGGAAGCCGCGAAAATATTGCGGGAATTACAAATAAGGCCGGAAATGTTCTTGGGATGATGCCTCACCCAGAACGTGCCATGGAAGAATTACTTGGGTCAGTTGACGGTAAGAATTTTTTCAAATCAATTTTGAAGAACTTTGGAAAGGTGCAATAA
- the purS gene encoding phosphoribosylformylglycinamidine synthase subunit PurS → MYFVKVYVTYKESVLDPQGEAVKGAIHRLGYDEIEEVRIGKYFELKVAKSDRDIEPVIEEICDKLLANVNMETYRYEVELVEEA, encoded by the coding sequence ATGTATTTTGTAAAAGTTTATGTAACCTATAAGGAATCAGTTTTAGACCCTCAAGGAGAGGCTGTTAAAGGAGCCATCCACCGCTTGGGTTATGATGAGATTGAAGAAGTTAGGATTGGTAAATACTTCGAGCTTAAGGTTGCTAAATCAGACCGCGATATTGAGCCTGTAATTGAAGAAATCTGTGACAAGCTTCTTGCCAATGTCAACATGGAAACCTACCGTTATGAAGTTGAACTAGTGGAGGAAGCCTAG
- a CDS encoding biotin transporter BioY, translated as MKTKRLTISAMMLALIIVLGFFPSVPLAFIPAPLIIQNLAIILTGLLLNKKESFTVVTVFLLMVAIGLPLLAGGKGNAASFIGPTAGYLFAYPLCAFLISYSIEKLPQPITLLKTFVISFIFGVLLLDFLGALGLHLSPASKMPLLKAIYLQITFIPGDTIKALLASLVYVFLPKKLTGRQ; from the coding sequence TTGAAAACAAAAAGATTGACCATTTCTGCCATGATGCTTGCCCTGATTATCGTTCTTGGCTTCTTCCCATCAGTTCCCCTGGCCTTTATTCCGGCTCCTCTCATCATCCAAAACCTAGCCATTATTCTTACGGGTCTTCTGCTTAACAAGAAGGAATCTTTTACCGTTGTTACAGTCTTTCTTCTGATGGTAGCAATCGGACTTCCCCTGCTAGCAGGTGGCAAGGGAAATGCAGCATCATTTATAGGTCCCACTGCAGGCTATCTCTTTGCCTATCCCCTATGTGCCTTTCTCATCTCTTATTCAATTGAAAAACTTCCCCAGCCAATTACCCTGTTAAAGACCTTTGTCATCTCCTTTATCTTTGGAGTTCTCTTACTTGACTTCCTAGGTGCCCTTGGACTTCATCTATCACCAGCAAGCAAGATGCCCCTTTTAAAAGCCATCTACTTGCAGATTACCTTCATCCCAGGTGACACAATTAAGGCCCTACTTGCTAGCCTAGTCTATGTCTTCCTACCCAAAAAGCTAACTGGTAGGCAGTAG
- the purE gene encoding 5-(carboxyamino)imidazole ribonucleotide mutase encodes MGSTSDWETMKLACNILDELEIPYEKKVVSAHRTPDYMFEFAEEARGRGLKVIIAGAGGAAHLPGMVAAKTTLPVIGVPVKSRTLNGLDSLLSIVQMPGGIPVATTAIGQAGATNAGLLAAQILSINDLDLAQKLDQRRDSLRELVLESSDQLD; translated from the coding sequence ATGGGGAGTACATCGGATTGGGAAACCATGAAGCTTGCTTGTAATATTCTTGATGAGCTAGAAATTCCTTATGAGAAGAAGGTTGTCTCAGCTCATAGGACACCAGATTACATGTTTGAATTTGCGGAAGAGGCACGCGGGCGTGGTCTTAAGGTAATTATTGCTGGTGCTGGAGGGGCAGCCCATTTGCCAGGAATGGTTGCTGCTAAGACGACACTACCAGTTATAGGGGTTCCTGTTAAAAGCCGAACATTAAACGGCCTTGACTCTCTTTTATCAATCGTTCAAATGCCTGGGGGAATTCCAGTAGCAACAACAGCCATTGGACAGGCAGGAGCGACCAATGCAGGCCTTTTAGCTGCTCAAATTCTTTCAATAAATGACCTTGACCTAGCTCAAAAACTTGACCAAAGACGTGACAGCTTAAGGGAGCTTGTTTTAGAAAGTAGTGACCAACTTGACTAA
- a CDS encoding NAD(P)-dependent oxidoreductase: MKIGFIGMGVMGHAIVRHFMAGGHEVFIYSRTKAKAYDLLEEGAKWEDNPLELTNHSDVVFTMVGYPQDVEEIYYGPKGIFEGDVKGKLLVDLTTSTPSLAEKIHERARDLGAESLDAPVSGGDLGAKNASLSIMAGGDEESFERALPLFKLIGKTFSYQGTAGKGQHTKMANQIMIAGTMTGMTELLVYAQGAGLDLEKVIETVGGGAAGNWSLTNYSPRILRGDFSPGFFVKHFIKDLGIALDEADKMGLDLPATSLAKKLYDDLANQGFENDGTQALIKLWWK, encoded by the coding sequence ATGAAAATTGGATTTATTGGAATGGGTGTCATGGGACATGCCATTGTGAGACATTTTATGGCGGGAGGACATGAGGTTTTTATCTACAGTCGGACAAAGGCTAAGGCTTATGACCTGCTTGAAGAGGGAGCTAAGTGGGAAGATAATCCACTTGAGCTTACCAACCATTCAGATGTTGTCTTTACCATGGTCGGATACCCTCAAGACGTAGAGGAGATTTATTATGGGCCCAAGGGGATTTTTGAAGGGGATGTTAAGGGTAAGCTACTGGTCGACTTAACTACCAGTACGCCAAGCCTGGCTGAAAAAATCCATGAAAGAGCCCGCGACTTGGGGGCAGAGTCCCTTGATGCTCCGGTATCCGGTGGGGACTTAGGAGCCAAGAATGCCAGCCTGTCAATTATGGCCGGAGGGGATGAAGAATCTTTTGAAAGAGCCCTACCCTTATTTAAACTAATTGGGAAAACATTCAGTTATCAAGGGACTGCTGGTAAAGGGCAGCATACCAAGATGGCCAATCAAATCATGATTGCAGGGACAATGACTGGAATGACAGAACTTCTAGTTTATGCACAAGGAGCAGGTCTTGACCTTGAAAAAGTAATTGAAACAGTAGGTGGTGGTGCTGCTGGAAACTGGTCTCTAACAAACTACTCACCAAGGATTCTTAGAGGAGACTTTAGCCCAGGGTTTTTTGTAAAGCATTTTATTAAGGATCTGGGTATTGCCCTTGATGAGGCAGATAAAATGGGTCTTGATCTACCAGCGACAAGTCTTGCCAAAAAATTATATGATGACCTAGCTAATCAGGGCTTTGAAAACGATGGAACCCAGGCCTTGATTAAATTGTGGTGGAAGTAG